From a single Hymenobacter sp. YIM 151500-1 genomic region:
- a CDS encoding OmpA family protein gives MKHLLATTTALGLTLLAAAPRAQGQTADRKTAISLYGSAFQYKGNFGSDYWNWAENKYSPGISINRYLSPGLDLALSGNYVKFEKSFAAGAPNYGSNFNTNVVNVNLGLKLKLLKEDAFFRPYLLAAPGVAFTSREGTFNGNGQSINLDNDELQFDLFGAAGLNFRLSDGVALFVQTGQHFPLSANIDGNPNRDDNSIDDRYLQHTAGLTIAFGKPKDTDQDGVPDRKDKCPDTPSGVQVDENGCPLDGDKDGVPDYQDKCPTEAGTAAMEGCPDRDNDSVRDGDDECPDQAGVPALRGCPDADGDGVADKNDKCPDTPAGTQVDANGCPLVLDSDNDGVKDDVDKCPGTPAGSRVDANGCPLEIDPAVRQLEQPIRFETNSTVIKRTSYGTLNKMVQALKDHPEYSLRIIGHADSRGTDEYNQGLSERRAGSVKRYFTGKQVDPARITTEGRGESEPAAPNTSKTGMSQNRRVEFKFEFYIPSAPQP, from the coding sequence ATGAAACATCTTTTAGCAACCACCACGGCTCTGGGGTTAACGCTGCTCGCGGCGGCCCCGCGGGCTCAGGGTCAGACGGCGGACCGCAAGACCGCCATCAGCCTGTACGGCAGCGCCTTCCAGTACAAAGGCAACTTTGGCTCCGACTACTGGAACTGGGCTGAGAACAAGTACAGCCCCGGCATCTCCATCAACCGCTACCTCTCGCCAGGCCTCGACCTGGCATTGAGCGGCAACTACGTGAAGTTTGAAAAGAGCTTTGCTGCCGGGGCGCCGAACTACGGCAGCAACTTCAATACTAACGTAGTGAATGTGAACCTGGGCCTGAAGCTGAAGTTGCTAAAAGAAGATGCCTTCTTCCGGCCTTACCTGCTAGCGGCTCCTGGAGTAGCCTTTACCAGCCGTGAGGGCACATTCAACGGAAACGGCCAGTCTATAAACCTGGATAACGACGAGTTGCAGTTTGACCTGTTTGGGGCTGCCGGTCTGAATTTCCGGCTTTCCGATGGAGTTGCTCTGTTCGTGCAGACGGGCCAGCACTTTCCGCTGAGCGCCAACATCGATGGCAACCCCAACCGCGACGACAACAGCATCGACGACCGGTATCTGCAGCACACCGCGGGCCTGACCATTGCTTTCGGCAAGCCCAAAGACACCGACCAGGACGGCGTGCCCGACCGCAAAGACAAGTGCCCCGACACGCCCAGCGGCGTGCAGGTAGATGAGAACGGCTGCCCGCTCGATGGCGACAAGGACGGGGTGCCCGACTACCAGGATAAATGCCCCACCGAAGCCGGCACGGCCGCCATGGAAGGTTGCCCCGACCGTGACAACGACAGCGTACGCGACGGTGACGACGAGTGCCCCGACCAGGCTGGCGTACCCGCTCTGCGCGGCTGCCCCGATGCCGACGGTGACGGCGTAGCCGACAAAAACGACAAGTGCCCCGACACCCCGGCCGGCACCCAGGTAGATGCCAACGGCTGTCCGCTGGTACTCGACTCGGACAACGACGGCGTGAAAGACGACGTGGATAAATGCCCCGGCACGCCTGCTGGCTCCCGCGTAGATGCCAACGGGTGCCCGCTGGAAATTGACCCGGCCGTGCGCCAGCTGGAGCAGCCCATCCGCTTCGAGACCAACAGCACCGTGATTAAGCGCACCTCGTATGGCACGCTGAACAAGATGGTGCAGGCCTTGAAAGACCACCCCGAGTACAGCCTGCGCATCATCGGCCACGCCGACTCGCGTGGCACCGATGAGTACAACCAAGGTCTGTCGGAGCGCCGGGCTGGCTCGGTGAAACGTTACTTCACCGGCAAGCAGGTTGACCCCGCCCGCATCACCACGGAAGGCCGCGGTGAGTCGGAGCCGGCTGCCCCGAACACCTCGAAGACCGGTATGTCGCAGAACCGCCGGGTAGAGTTCAAGTTTGAGTTCTACATCCCGAGTGCTCCTCAGCCTTAA
- a CDS encoding EVE domain-containing protein produces the protein MNFWLVKSEPAAYSWADFTRDGGTDWTGVRNFQARNFLQQMQPGDLVLYYHSVTDKQVVGVAEVAAAAAPDATAEAGSGWVAVHLKPHQPLPRPVSLAQIKQDARLSQIGLLRQSRLSVMALRPEEFDAILELGQ, from the coding sequence TTGAATTTCTGGCTCGTTAAATCCGAACCTGCGGCCTACTCCTGGGCTGATTTCACCCGTGACGGCGGCACCGACTGGACCGGGGTGCGCAACTTCCAGGCCCGCAACTTCCTGCAGCAAATGCAGCCCGGCGACCTGGTGCTCTACTACCACAGCGTCACCGATAAGCAAGTGGTAGGCGTGGCCGAAGTAGCCGCCGCTGCCGCCCCCGACGCCACCGCTGAAGCAGGCAGCGGCTGGGTGGCCGTGCACCTCAAGCCCCACCAGCCCCTCCCCCGCCCCGTGAGCCTGGCCCAAATCAAGCAGGATGCCCGCCTCAGCCAGATTGGCCTGCTGCGCCAGTCGCGCCTGTCGGTGATGGCGCTGCGCCCGGAGGAGTTCGACGCTATTCTGGAGCTGGGACAGTAA
- a CDS encoding aminopeptidase P N-terminal domain-containing protein: MRYGSIAPELFIENRRRFTEQLPPASLAIFHSNDIQPTNADGTLPFRQNNDLFYLSGVDQEESILVLFPDAVLPQYREILFLKETSEHILVWEGYKLTKEQARQQTGVRTILWLDSFKTILPALMNEAENVFLNTNEHIRAVVEVETRDARFIKWIREAYPLHQYRRAAPILHHLRAIKSEEEIRLMRRACGITEKAFRRLLGFVRPGVMEYEIEAEIHHEFLRNASRGPAYGSIIASGANACVLHYTSNDRECQDGDVLLLDFGAEYANYASDLSRSIPVNGRFTPRQRDVYEAVLRVMKFATSQLVAGNNIEDYHAAVGRQMEQELIRLDLLNEQDVRNQDPAAPLYKKYFMHGTSHYLGLDVHDVGAKYRVFEPGMVYTCEPGIYIREEGLGIRLENDILITKTGNEDLMRTIPLEADDIEHLMQASQK, translated from the coding sequence ATGCGCTACGGCTCCATTGCCCCCGAGTTGTTCATCGAAAACCGCCGCCGCTTCACCGAGCAGCTGCCCCCGGCTTCGCTGGCCATCTTCCACTCCAACGACATCCAGCCCACCAACGCCGATGGCACCCTGCCCTTCCGCCAGAACAACGACCTGTTCTACCTCTCGGGCGTAGACCAGGAAGAAAGCATTCTAGTGCTCTTTCCCGATGCCGTGCTGCCCCAGTACCGCGAAATTCTGTTTCTGAAGGAAACCAGCGAGCATATTCTCGTCTGGGAAGGCTACAAGCTCACCAAAGAGCAGGCCCGCCAGCAAACCGGCGTGCGCACCATTCTCTGGCTCGATTCCTTTAAAACCATTCTGCCGGCCCTGATGAACGAGGCCGAAAACGTATTTCTCAACACCAACGAGCACATCCGGGCCGTGGTGGAAGTGGAAACCCGCGACGCCCGCTTCATCAAGTGGATTCGGGAGGCCTACCCGCTGCACCAGTACCGCCGCGCTGCGCCCATTCTGCACCATTTGCGCGCCATCAAGAGCGAGGAGGAAATCCGGCTGATGCGCCGCGCCTGCGGCATCACCGAAAAGGCCTTCCGCCGCCTTCTGGGCTTTGTGCGGCCCGGCGTGATGGAGTACGAAATCGAGGCCGAAATCCACCACGAGTTTCTGCGCAACGCCTCGCGCGGACCAGCCTACGGCTCCATCATTGCCAGCGGGGCCAACGCCTGCGTGCTGCACTACACCAGCAACGACCGGGAGTGCCAGGACGGCGACGTGCTTCTGCTTGACTTCGGGGCCGAGTACGCCAATTACGCCAGCGACCTGTCGCGCTCCATTCCGGTGAATGGGCGCTTCACGCCCCGCCAGCGCGACGTGTACGAAGCCGTGCTGCGCGTGATGAAGTTTGCTACTTCTCAACTCGTGGCTGGCAACAACATCGAAGACTACCACGCCGCCGTGGGCCGGCAAATGGAGCAGGAGCTGATTCGGCTGGATTTGCTTAACGAGCAGGACGTGCGTAACCAGGACCCGGCCGCTCCGCTCTACAAAAAGTACTTTATGCACGGCACCAGCCACTACCTCGGCCTCGACGTGCACGACGTGGGCGCCAAGTACCGGGTGTTTGAGCCCGGCATGGTCTACACCTGCGAGCCGGGCATCTACATCCGCGAAGAGGGGCTGGGCATCCGCCTCGAAAACGACATTCTCATCACCAAAACCGGCAATGAGGACCTGATGCGCACTATTCCGCTGGAAGCCGACGACATCGAGCACCTCATGCAAGCCAGCCAGAAATAG
- a CDS encoding DUF4252 domain-containing protein, producing MKLHTLSFFLVGLLLLAGCRASGPGKPARTVAEFFSKYEHRSGFKATDWNAGLVTRLMLGRLGKLAGNNDVAQALTSIRNARVLTFSPTTNRAQNLVAEGLIQEVDGLLANERYTPLTVDNTDQTSQLRYSVREQGGRVSEFVAVGNVRGVPDSFMLVSVGGNFTREQVAQLAKVLPNVVLEAGNQ from the coding sequence ATGAAACTTCATACTCTCTCCTTCTTCCTGGTAGGCTTGCTGCTGTTAGCAGGCTGCCGGGCCAGCGGCCCCGGCAAGCCGGCCCGCACCGTGGCCGAGTTCTTCTCCAAATACGAACACCGCTCGGGCTTCAAAGCCACCGATTGGAACGCGGGCCTCGTTACCCGCCTGATGCTGGGCCGCTTGGGCAAGCTGGCCGGAAACAACGACGTAGCCCAGGCCCTTACCTCGATACGCAACGCGCGCGTGCTTACCTTCAGCCCCACTACCAACCGGGCGCAGAACCTCGTGGCCGAGGGTCTGATTCAGGAAGTGGACGGGCTGCTGGCCAACGAGCGGTACACTCCCCTGACCGTCGACAACACTGACCAGACCTCCCAGCTGCGCTACTCGGTGCGGGAGCAGGGGGGCCGCGTGTCGGAGTTCGTGGCCGTGGGCAACGTGCGGGGCGTGCCCGATTCGTTTATGCTGGTATCCGTGGGCGGCAACTTCACCCGCGAACAGGTAGCCCAGCTCGCGAAAGTCCTGCCCAACGTTGTCCTCGAAGCCGGCAATCAATAA